Proteins from one Anopheles nili chromosome 2, idAnoNiliSN_F5_01, whole genome shotgun sequence genomic window:
- the LOC128722019 gene encoding DNA replication licensing factor Mcm2, with protein MSDTPSSPAPNVPSDMDRRNFRSGMTSPVGDFEPFEDEAEILGDTTVREDNYDEEEDDGEELFGDNMEADYRPAPHLDRYDMDELDTEDYSDISQTDRAAAEAEMRRRDRETGVHRDRRDLFYDKSDDDDIPMAKRRAAEKAAEMGVETETDADMVESIENLEDTKGHSIKEWVVMLAPRTEITNRFNSFLRTFVNENGQYVYRDRIRRMCEQNNSSFVVSYTDLAHNQHVLAYFLPEAPFQMLEIMDKVAKEMVLSIYPTYERVTNEIHVRISDLPLVEELRTFRKLHLNQLVRTLGVVTATTGVLPQLSVIKYDCVKCGYVLGPFVQSQNTEVKPGSCPECQSVGPFSINMEQTLYRNYQKITLQESPGRIPAGRIPRSKDCVLLADLCDQCKPGDEIEVTGIYTNNYDGSLNTEQGFPVFATVLIANHLVVKDSKQVVASLTDEDISTIQRLSKDPRISERIIQSMAPSIYGHEYIKRGLALCLFGGESKNPGDKHKIRGDINILLCGDPGTAKSQFLKYTEKIAPRAVFTTGQGASAVGLTAYVRRNPTTREWTLEAGALVLADLGVCLIDEFDKMNDQDRTSIHEAMEQQSISISKAGIVTSLQARCAVIAAANPIGGRYDPSMTFSENVNLSEPILSRFDVLCVVKDEFDPMQDKHLAEFVVASHIKNHPSNVVEEVPESQPQDTMQIPQDLLKKYIVYAKENVHPKLSNMDQDKIANMYAQLRQESLSTGSLPITVRHIESVIRMSEAHARMHLRDTVQDVDVNLAIRMMLESFIEAQKFSVMKKMRTTFQKYLSFQRDHSELLFFILRQLTLDQLAYQRCKEGGRRGKESDRPRTTVVEVMEKDLSERAKAIEIFNLKPFLDSDIFLQNGFTYDAKRKVIVQVVPEAAEP; from the exons ATGTCG GACACGCCAAGTTCCCCCGCACCGAACGTACCATCGGATATGGATAGGCGAAATTTTCGCTCTGGGATGACTTCCCCGGTCGGTGATTTCGAGCCGTTTGAAGATGAGGCAGAAATCCTCGGTGATACAACTGTTCGCGAGGATAACTATGACGAGGAGGAAGACGATGGGGAGGAACTTTTTGGCGACAACATGGAAGCGGATTATCGCCCAGCGCCGCATCTCGATCGGTACGACATGGATGAGCTGGACACGGAGGATTACAGCGACATCTCGCAGACCGACCGTGCCGCGGCCGAAGCAGAGATGCGACGGCGAGATCGCGAGACCGGCGTGCACCGGGATCGTCGCGATTTGTTTTACGACAAAAGCGATGATGACGACATTCCTATGGCCAAGCGGCGAGCTGCGGAGAAGGCGGCAGAAATGGGCGTCGAAACGGAAACCGATGCTGACATGgtggaatcgatcgaaaatctTGAAGATACGAAAGGACACAGCATCAAGGAATGGGTTGTCATGCTGGCTCCGCGGACCGAAATCACAAACCGATTCAACAGCTTCTTGCGCACTTTTGTCAACGAAAATGGCCAGTACGTTTACCGGGATCGTATACGGCGCATGTGCGAACAGAATAATTCCAGTTTCGTGGTATCCTACACCGATTTGGCGCACAATCAGCACGTGCTGGCGTATTTTTTGCCAGAGGCGCCCTTCCAGATGCTCGAGATAATGGACAAAGTCGCCAAGGAGATGGTACTGAGCATTTATCCTACGTACGAGCGTGTTACGAATGAGATTCATGTGCGCATATCCGATCTTCCACTGGTAGAAGAACTGCGCACGTTCCGAAAGCTTCACTTGAACCAACTCGTACGGACGTTGGGGGTTGTCACCGCTACGACTGGTGTCCTGCCACAGTTGTCTGTCATTAAGTATGATTGTGTAAAATGTGGCTATGTTTTGGGACCATTCGTGCAGAGCCAGAATACGGAGGTGAAGCCCGGATCTTGCCCGGAGTGTCAGAGCGTCGGCCCGTTTTCCATCAACATGGAGCAAACCCTGTACCGGAACTATCAGAAGATCACGCTGCAGGAATCTCCAGGGCGAATTCCTGCGGGGCGTATCCCTCGCAGCAAGGACTGCGTTCTGCTTGCCGATTTATGCGACCAGTGCAAACCGGGCGATGAAATTGAAGTGACCGGAATCTACACGAACAACTACGACGGGTCGTTGAACACGGAGCAGGGCTTTCCGGTGTTTGCTACCGTGCTGATCGCTAACCATCTGGTGGTGAAGGATAGCAAACAGGTAGTGGCTTCGCTTACGGACGAGGACATTTCGACAATCCAACGATTGAGCAAAGATCCACGCATTAGCGAGCGGATCATTCAAAGTATGGCCCCATCAATTTACGGTCACGAGTACATCAAGCGGGGGCTTGCATTGTGCCTGTTCGGTGGTGAATCGAAGAACCCTGGAGACAAACACAAAATTCGCGGTGACATCAACATCCTTCTCTGCGGTGATCCGGGCACTGCCAAGTCCCAGTTCCTAAAATACACGGAAAAGATTGCCCCAAGGGCCGTGTTCACCACGGGCCAAGGTGCCTCGGCCGTCGGTTTGACGGCGTACGTGCGGCGAAACCCAACAACACGCGAATGGACCCTGGAGGCTGGTGCCCTCGTGTTGGCTGATTTGGGCGTTTGTCTGATCGATGAGTTTGATAAGATGAACGATCAAGATCGTACGTCGATTCACGAGGCGATGGAGCAACAGTCGATCTCGATCTCGAAAGCAGGCATCGTGACGTCGTTGCAGGCTCGCTGTGCGGTTATTGCCGCAGCGAATCCAATTGGCGGAAGATATGATCCCAGCATGACGTTTTCGGAGAATGTGAACCTCTCGGAACCCATCCTGTCGCGTTTCGATGTTCTGTGCGTTGTGAAAGACGAGTTCGATCCAATGCAGGATAAGCATTTGGCTGAGTTTGTCGTTGCGTCGCACATCAAGAATCATCCATCGAATGTTGTTGAGGAGGTGCCGGAATCGCAACCGCAGGACACGATGCAAATTCCGCAAGATCTCTTGAAGAAGTACATCGTTTACGCGAAGGAAAACGTCCATCCAAAACTATCAAACATGGACCAGGATAAGATTGCCAACATGTATGCACAGCTGCGGCAAGAAtcgctttccaccggttcGCTTCCGATCACGGTGCGGCACATTGAAAGCGTCATCCGCATGTCCGAGGCGCACGCTCGGATGCACTTGCGGGACACTGTACAAGATGTTGACGTAAACTTGGCCATCCGTATGATGTTGGAAAGCTTCATCGAAGCCCAGAAGTTCAGCGTGATGAAAAAGATGCGCACTACCTTCCAGAAGTATCTGTCCTTCCAGCGTGACCATTCGGAGTTACTGTTCTTTATCCTCCGACAGCTTACGCTCGATCAGCTGGCATATCAAAGGTGCAAGGAGGGTGGTCGTCGCGGCAAGGAAAGCGATCGCCCGCGTACAACCGTGGTGGAGGTAATGGAGAAGGATTTGTCGGAACGTGCCAAGGCGATCGAAATCTTCAACCTGAAGCCCTTCCTGGATAGTGATATTTTCCTACAAAACGGGTTCACCTACGACGCCAAACGAAAGGTTATTGTGCAAGTGGTGCCCGAAGCCGCAGAACCGTAG
- the LOC128720878 gene encoding zinc finger CCHC domain-containing protein 10-like, giving the protein MRIAAIKLELKKRLAKQAAAFPKGIQCQKCLEFGHWSYECKGERKYLYRSSRTQILKKNLNKPKIDGWRALALPDDPLEKKGNKDKDRDVVSSSSNSSDETNSISSSSSSSSSSDSSSDDDDTSSNSNSSSNSSTGSSSSSTDSSSSNSSGDEKSSTRKKTKLGKKQAHHRKRKMSQTESARNSKKSKRSAR; this is encoded by the exons ATGCGTATAGCTGCGATTAAACTAGAACTCAAAAAAAG gctAGCAAAACAAGCAGCGGCTTTTCCCAAAGGAATACAGTGCCAAAAATGCCTCGAATTTGGCCACTGGAGTTATGAATGTAAAGGAGAGCGCAAGTATCTATATCGATCATCGCGGACACAGATTCTGAAGAAAAACCTGAACAAACCTAAAATAGA cgGTTGGAGAGCACTTGCTCTACCAGATGACCCCCtggagaaaaaaggcaacaaagaTAAAGATCGAGATGTTGTTAGCAGTTCGTCTAATAGCAGCGATGAAACTAACAGCATCAGTtccagtagtagcagcagcagcagcagtgacaGTAGCAGTGACGACGATGATACCAGTAGTAACAGTAACTCCAGCAGCAATAGTAGTACAGGAAGttcaagcagcagcactgaTAGCAgttccagcaacagcagtggAGATGAAAAGTCTTCTACTCGTAAGAAGACAAAATTAGGGAAAAAGCAAGCCCaccaccgaaaaagaaaaatgagtCAAACAGAAAGCGCAAGGAACtcaaagaaatcaaaaagaaGCGCAAGATAA
- the LOC128721321 gene encoding synapse-associated protein of 47 kDa, with product MFSGLTNQVTSWIGAAKGEPQDEEVPTPPNSASTTVTATTSGAAAATTAATADATGAAAGGDGGDKSPTKGSVFSGVSSKVTGWLGNASIPSMPAMPTVSMPAMPAMPSMPSIPGLRKANQTDENGGITNEGLVTSPEKASQGIAGSTDAADEEDRSRYISRPQESATGGADSRPATGPGTPTEENAGQIGQVTHKVTAGAKSIGSFLYSSFNKAGDKIKHLKDNSILGEFSKEQEAFIKNQQGGGAAGVCPWTGHANEAKIKEEILSLSADRRNFVRAPPAGVEFDFDYDSSYPVALAIMNDDKELEKMRFELVPKIITEENFWRNYFYRVSLICQAADLGTLGDNNEFVKRGASEDTEVTEHASSGGSKLITNQSGSISSPASSPDETMSQTPSSPGKIHAPQSEAAGSVISNNAGPAKSKHSEFISDSFQTNEQDLEEVKAGMKKLGIDSLAQQANESIGLEDEKSEEQWEKDLEAELQDYELVNDGVNERNTNWEKDVDELLDDETDLK from the exons ATGTTTTCCGGATTAACGAATCAAGTGACCTCGTGGATCGGAGCGGCCAAGGGCGAACCGCAGGACGAAGAAGTTCCCACACCCCCGAACTCGGCGTCTACGACTGTGACAGCTACTACTTCCGGGGCTGCCGCAGCAACCACTGCAGCTACTGCAGATGCAACTGGCGCTGCAGCGGGTGGCGACGGCGGCGATAAAAG CCCTACCAAGGGAAGCGTGTTCTCGGGTGTGTCATCGAAGGTAACGGGATGGCTCGGTAACGCCTCGATCCCTTCGATGCCAGCGATGCCAACTGTCTCCATGCCAGCTATGCCAGCGATGCCTTCCATGCCATCGATCCCGGGTTTGCGGAAGGCGAACCAGACAGACGAAAACGGTGGCATCACAAACGAAGGCCTGGTCACGTCGCCCGAGAAGGCTAGTCAAGGTATTGCCGGCTCGACGGATGCTGCCGATGAGGAGGACCGGTCAAGGTATATTAG CAGGCCTCAGGAAAG TGCCACTGGAGGAGCTGATTCACGTCCTGCTACTGGTCCTGGAACACCAACCGAAGAAAATGCTGGACAAATCGGACAGG TTACGCATAAGGTTACTGCAGGTGCTAAATCCATTGGATCGTTCTTGTACTCTTCGTTCAACAAAGCTGGCGATAAGATTAAACATTTAAAAGACAAT AGTATTCTTGGTGAGTTCAGCAAGGAACAGGAAGCGTtcataaaaaatcaacaagGGGGAGGAGCCGCCGGAGTGTGTCCATGGACTGGTCATGCTAATGAGGCAAAGATCAAGGAGGAAATTCTCAGTCTATCGGCT GATCGCCGAAACTTTGTCCGAGCGCCACCAGCCGGTGTTGAGTTCGATTTTGATTACGACTCGTCGTACCCGGTTGCATTGGCCATCATGAACGATGACAAAGAGTTGGAGAAGATGCGATTTGAGTTGGTTCCCAAAAT CATCACGGAGGAGAACTTTTGGCGTAATTACTTCTACCGTGTCTCCCTTATATGTCAAGCAGCTGATTTGGGTACTCTGGGCGATAACAATGAGTTTGTTAAACGAGGAGCCAGTGAAGATACAGAGG TTACCGAACACGCCTCTTCTGGTGGATCAAAATTGATTACCAACCAGAGTGGCAGCATTAGCTCACCGGCGTCTAGTCCTGATGAGACAATGTCACAGACACCGAGCAGTCCAGGGAAAATACATGCACCTCAAAGTGAAGCCGCCGGTAGCGTTATCAGCAATAATGCTGGGCCAGCtaaaagcaaacacagcgAATTCATTTCGGACAGTTTCCAAACAAATGAACAAGACCTGGAGGAAGTAAAGGCCGGCATGAAGAAGCTCGGAATCGATAGTCTTGCTCAGCAAGCAAATGAATCGATTGGGCTTGAAGACGAAAAGAGTG